DNA from Bacillus sp. PK3_68:
GTTACGAATTACTGATGTATGACCAGGAGGGTTCTTCGATGTATTTATATGACTTGGCGGTCGATAAGAACTATCAGCGTCGTGGAATTGGAAGTAATTTAGTTGGTGAATTAATGGATTATTGCAGATCAAAAGATATAAAGGGTTTATTTGTTCAAGCTGATGTGGAAGACCAACATGCTATTGAATTCTACAATAAAATTGGTGGGGATGATTCGGAGACGGTACAGTTTTCGTTTCAT
Protein-coding regions in this window:
- a CDS encoding GNAT family N-acetyltransferase; this translates as MEKVVEYRKLAIGDKSSFSKLVLLFNKEFESQDLNYVNDKNIRNLIAKPDFICFVAFIGDEVVGGLTGYELLMYDQEGSSMYLYDLAVDKNYQRRGIGSNLVGELMDYCRSKDIKGLFVQADVEDQHAIEFYNKIGGDDSETVQFSFHL